Proteins encoded together in one Papaver somniferum cultivar HN1 unplaced genomic scaffold, ASM357369v1 unplaced-scaffold_117, whole genome shotgun sequence window:
- the LOC113329742 gene encoding putative F-box protein At4g38870 — MDAAANQVNHSLKRKLNEDHVHTNQRMKRSDDGCNPCDVGEQLIVSEILSRLRVKPLMRLKCVCKRWQFLIEQDEYLIHQHLARSKTRPCLLISGHDRVGLEGITNQIFLTADLLVEGRDRAISAVSVDAIVMEEDWSNKLILGLVNGMIGLLDDIDADLRILNVSTQEITHSIQSTPSRKLNAENSGIVWSKRWPVNYELGFCPATKVHKAICIWSISATDNIPVSNVFCEVLTVGDNKWRKIDEVPQYDVGIRGASVYVNGVIYFRTEMLMKEDHETDIDGPKFIVAFDVDTEKFRSVIIPSSILNQRQRCTDDIGLTELDGHLALLFNMRSNSVKLALLNYHNWTEVHVELPSYLSDSKWLLQFIPVLGTEEIIIYKTLWHVVHDDDSLHCFNWKNKSFRKIGVSGGILSYFLKLSKVKLYVESLFPVQQQSKR, encoded by the coding sequence ATGGATGCTGCCGCAAACCAAGTTAACCATAGTCTCAAAAGAAAACTCAACGAGGATCACGTTCATACCAATCAGAGAATGAAGCGAAGTGATGATGGTTGTAATCCGTGCGATGTTGGTGAACAGTTGATAGTGAGCGAGATACTTAGCAGATTACGTGTAAAGCCGCTTATGCGACTCAAGTGCGTATGTAAGCGTTGGCAATTCTTGATTGAACAAGACGAATACTTAATTCATCAACACCTTGCTCGATCGAAAACACGGCCATGTCTCTTAATAAGTGGTCATGACCGCGTAGGTCTAGAGGGTATTACTAACCAGATTTTCTTGACAGCTGACTTATTGGTTGAAGGAAGAGACCGAGCAATATCCGCAGTATCAGTTGACGCCATAGTAATGGAAGAGGATTGGTCTAACAAACTAATATTGGGACTGGTAAATGGCATGATCGGTTTGCTTGACGATATCGATGCTGATCTCCGTATATTGAATGTGAGTACCCAAGAAATAACacattcaattcaatcaacaccATCAAGGAAATTAAATGCAGAAAATTCTGGTATCGTCTGGTCCAAGAGATGGCCTGTGaattatgaattgggattttGTCCTGCCACAAAGGTGCACAAAGCGATTTGTATATGGAGCATATCAGCTACGGACAATATCCCCGTTTCCAATGTATTTTGCGAAGTACTGACTGTAGGAGACAATAAGTGGAGAAAGATTGATGAAGTCCCGCAATATGACGTTGGAATCCGTGGAGCTTCTGTTTATGTGAATGGTGTTATATACTTCAGAACTGAGATGCTTATGAAGGAAGATCATGAAACAGATATTGATGGGCCTAAATTCATTGTAGCATTTGATGTTGATACGGAAAAGTTTAGATCAGTCATAATCCCAAGTTCTATTCTCAACCAGCGACAAAGGTGTACTGATGATATTGGTTTAACAGAATTGGATGGACATTTAGCTTTGTTATTCAACATGCGTTCCAACAGTGTCAAGCTTGCATTATTAAATTATCATAACTGGACTGAAGTGCATGTTGAATTACCTTCTTATTTATCGGATAGCAAGTGGCTTTTGCAGTTTATACCAGTTTTAGGaacggaagaaataatcatatACAAGACTTTATGGCATGTAGTTCACGATGATGATTCTCTACATTGTTTTAATTGGAAAAACAAGAGTTTCAGGAAGATAGGAGTCAGTGGAGGCATCCTCTCATATTTTCTTAAGCTTTCGAAGGTTAAATTATACGTGGAGAGCCTTTTTCCTGTGCAGCAGCAGAGTAAACGTTAA